The Pan paniscus chromosome 2, NHGRI_mPanPan1-v2.0_pri, whole genome shotgun sequence genome contains the following window.
atagcCATATTGTATACATCAAAATGTTTACAGTGATAACAAGTCCTTGGAGGCAAAAATCCTTGTCTTACTCATCTTTATGGTCCCATATTATAGCAGAGTGCTTGGCACAAAGTAGACGTTAAGTAAGTGTTTATTGTAAAAATGGAAGTGAATAATgtatgtcttcaaaaaaaaaagatacccagTAAGGTAAATATATGAAACTTTAATATGTTTGCATCTGAAACATACAAAAGCTTAAAGATAAAGTCAATATCTAACTAAAATTCTCTAATGTATCTTCATTGTTATAAAGTTAAGTCTTTAGTCAAAAATTCAGCTCTAAAAATACAGTCTCAAAAAATCACATATCTACATATAATACTAAGACAAGTAAAttgtcggccaggcacagtggctcacgcctgtaatcccagcactttagaaggccaagacaggtggatcgcctgaggtcaggagttcgagaccagcctggccaacatggtgaaaccctgtcattactaaaaatgcaaaaattagccgggtgtggtggcgggcacctgtagtcccacctacttgggaggctgaggcaggagaattgcttgaacctgggaggcagaggttgcagtgagccgagatcacgccattgcactccagtctaggtgacaagagtgaaactccatctcaacaaaacaaaacaaacacaaaaacaaaacaagtaaatCATCTTAAGctgcatcatcatcatcatcatccactGCAGCGTAAATGGCTTGATTCCtcctcttaattttctttctttgttcaggTTCATGTTCATCACTCAGCCTCTTCAACGGCACCTTGGTTAAGTCCTCTCCATTCCCTGACTCCACAGTCCCACCAGGTTTCCCCTCTCTATCAATTGTGGAATCCACTGTATCATCAGAAGATACAATCATAGAGCCTGGCAAGATCCTGACATCAGAGAAACTTGCAGAAAACTCAGAAGCTTGATCAGAAGGTTCTACCGATGGTGTATTCATGCCACTATGTGCACTTACAATACtatcttcatcttcttcttcttcatctaaCATTATTTCATCTGGATTAATAGAAGACAGAGCAGATGTGTCTGTATTATATTCACTCCGGTCTTCTCCAGAGTCATTACTCTCCACATCATCCTGTTCTTCATATTCACCACACACATGATGTTCTTCCTTGGAGTTCTGAAGCCTAACATTGATGTCTATGATGCCAAGTTGGGCACAAAATTCAGTAGTCTGAGGATTGATCCTATGAATCAGCTGCATTTGTGTCTGTGGCTTGCTAGGATCATAACAAGCAGCTGTTACACTAAAGTTACATGGAACCTTGAGATCATGATTCAATTTTTCCAATACTTCTTTCATACCTTCTTCTGTTGCACTATAATCCCACCTATAAAAGTACAAAACAATagctttttacattttatcagCTCTAAACAATAAATGATGAAATCTAATTACAGACTTCAGGTGCAAGGATAAAAAATAAGCCATCTatcaaaattccatttttaaagttaGAGTTAATTTAGCAAAGGaccatttagaaataaaaataattcttagaaaAAGCCATCTTTAACTCATACTCCAAAACAATTTTAATGTGTGGACTATATGTTCACCATATTATGGTTTTATGTACACTTATTCACTTATAAATTTATTTGAGGTAATGCTCAATAGTCCATTTTCCTGTCTCTTTTAGATGGAAAACCTGCAAACTTTGAATTGTTCTGACACTCATTCAACAATAATTCCCTTGATTAAAAACAAAGGTGGAGGCCAGatacagcagctcacgcctgtaatcccagaactttgggaggccgagggaggtggacagcttgagctcaggagttcaagaccaacctaggcaacatgggaaagccccatctctaccaaaaataccaaaaaattagctgggcatggtggtgcatgcctgtggtcccagctactctgggggcagaggtgggaggatccctttagcccaggaggcagaggatgcagtgagccaagatccaagatcacaccactgcagtccagtttggataacagagctagaccccgtttcaaaacaaaacaaaacaaagctgggAGATATAAAAATTATGCATGCAATGGAAAAAGCAGGTCCTAAATAAAGTCTGACTTACCTTGCATGCAGGCCATTATTTTCTGGCATATTCCACAGGCGCCCAGTCACATTAATAAGATCATCCGTAGCCCTGAGAATAGTGAGCCATTCAATATCATATTCCAAGTAATCAGGAGCACTGGGGTCATGTTCTATCTCTAATATCTACAGGATGAAATCAATgttaagaaatacatatatatttttaacagtcTAATcactttaatataatttaataaaataaaaaggaatttaaatttaatttcaattatttaattttaaatcaatccatttaattttaaattaataagtaaGATACCCCCAAAGAATTCTCAGAATACATAAAttacaaacagaacaaaaaaattccgaaaggaaaattatatttttttaagtctctggAAGAGTACAACTATATTATAAAGCCACTTCACTCTTCTTACCTGAAGAAAATCTCTATGTGGTAAGCATTTGTCCAAGGCTAAAAATTTGGTTGCTCTGGCTGTCTGTCCTTTATCCTTTGCCTGGACAATATGAATCATGATTTaagaaagaatgttaaaacaACCACAGGTAATTCTTCATACATGGAATAGGATGAAAATAATCTTTATCACACATACCCCTAAGTTGTGTGTCAAAGGAATGGCTGTTACTTTTCCAAAATTAAGTTAATTCTATACCCACTTGTGCGATGAAAGAGAAGGCATTTAACTTCTCAGAGCTTCAATTTCCATACAAAATTCAAGGCAAAaactaatgatgatgatgatgttaacTCAAAGCATTGAACACACATAAATCAAAGCATATAACCCAAGGATTAAAGATAAACAAAAGAGCTTAAAAGTAAACTGGCAGAACTAAAACTACAATTTTTAGAAGAAcccacaggagaaaatctttgtaactctgggttaggcaaagatttcttagctaCAACACCAAAAATAGATGTGATATATCCATAGAATGAACTattactcagcagtaaaaaggaatgcAATAtttatacatgctacaacatgagtgAATCTCAAAATCAAGCAAATGAAAGAAATCAGTTGCCAAAGACTATATATTTTACGATTCCATTTAAATGAATGTTCAggaaaggcaaatctatagaaacaCAAAGCAAGTTAGTGCTCCCCTGGGGCTGAGGGCAGGAACAAGGATTGCCTTCAAGCAGGTACAAAGGATCTTTGGGGGTGATGGACAAGTTCTAAAACTAGATGATGTGATATTAGCACAACTCtggaaatttactaaaaatcactgaattgttcacttaaaatgtggtttttttcttttcttttctttgttttgagacagagtcttactctgtcgtccaggttggagtgcagtggcacgatcttgactcactgcaacctctgcctcccgggctcaagtgattctcttgtctcagcctcccgattagctgggattacaagcatgtgctaacatgcccagctaatttttgtatttttagtagagatggagtttcgccatgttggccagactggcctcgaactcctggcctcaagtgatccacccgccttggcctcccaaagtgctgggattacaggcatgagccaccacaccaaaacatattaattttatggtatgtaaattatactccaataaaggtttttttttttcaaaagtgaatTGACAGAAAGAAACGTGGAGAGAATCACAAACATGTAGGTCATTTTGGAAAAGGTTAAAAAACCTTTCCCCAGCATCTCTAGTTAAAACCTGAACTCCAGAGCATGGCCTCTAAAAGGCAGTTGTGATCTTGTTCCAGCTTCATCATGGAGGAAAAAACACAAGGAAGCAAACTATGGTATCTCCTGCTGAGGACCAAGCATCAGTTCAGTTCTGGTGAGGTACAAGCTGAGTATGCCTTAtctaaaatgcttgggaccagaagtgttttaaatttcagattttttcagattttggaatatttacagaATACATACTGGTTTAATATccttaatccaaaaatctgaaaattgTGTGTCATGTCAAAAATTTCAGATTctagagcatttcagatttcagattagagatgctcaatctgtattaagaaaaatggaaggcatggccaggcgcggtggctcatgcctgtaatcccagcactttgggaggccgagacgggtggatcacgagatcaggagatcgagaccatcctggctaacatagtgaaaccccgtctctactaaaaatagaaaaaactagccaggcgtggtggcgggcgcctgtactcccagctactctggacactgaggcaggagaatggtgtgaacccggaaggtggagcttgcagtgagtggagatcgcgccactgcactccagcctgggcaacagagcaagactctgtctcaaaaaaaaaagaaaaatggaaggcaTGGAGATTATAGGCAGATACTGGCAGCAAAGAAGTCCAAGGAAGTGATCTCTGGTGTTGGTAAAGGGGATAAAATAGAAAGTGGCAATCAGAGGAAGTTGAGGAGCCAATTACAAAGAGGTCAAACATATTATTAATGCAGAGATACAATGAAAAGAGTAACCTCTCCTTCTCCCAGTGAAACTGGGAAGTGAGAAGAATAAATCCACAACAGAAAGGGCCTATAGGTATATTTTCAGACAAAACCTTCCAAACCGTGTTTGaggaacatttttaaagtatacctCTAACACAGAAGTGTTTGGTTAAGTAAGTTTGGGAAGCATCACATTCTACTCTTGAGAAAGGCAATGCCCATTAGTGCAATAAAGACTCTCAGAAATTCTCTACATGTCTCCAAGAAGAAATCTGTAACTCTGTTAACCCAGCA
Protein-coding sequences here:
- the DBR1 gene encoding lariat debranching enzyme is translated as MRVAVAGCCHGELDKIYETLALAERRGPGPVDLLLCCGDFQAVRNEADLRCMAVPPKYRHMQTFYRYYSGEKKAPVLTLFIGGNHEASNHLQELPYGGWVAPNIYYLGLAGVVKYRGVRIGGISGIFKSHDYRKGHFECPPYNSSTIRSIYHVRNIEVYKLKQLKQPIDIFLSHDWPRSIYHYGNKKQLLKTKSFFRQEVENNTLGSPAASELLEHLKPTYWFSAHLHVKFAALMQHQAKDKGQTARATKFLALDKCLPHRDFLQILEIEHDPSAPDYLEYDIEWLTILRATDDLINVTGRLWNMPENNGLHARWDYSATEEGMKEVLEKLNHDLKVPCNFSVTAACYDPSKPQTQMQLIHRINPQTTEFCAQLGIIDINVRLQNSKEEHHVCGEYEEQDDVESNDSGEDRSEYNTDTSALSSINPDEIMLDEEEEDEDSIVSAHSGMNTPSVEPSDQASEFSASFSDVRILPGSMIVSSDDTVDSTIDREGKPGGTVESGNGEDLTKVPLKRLSDEHEPEQRKKIKRRNQAIYAAVDDDDDDAA